The Cydia fagiglandana chromosome 4, ilCydFagi1.1, whole genome shotgun sequence genome has a window encoding:
- the LOC134663679 gene encoding programmed cell death protein 10 has product MTMGDELPVTSLVLPVLIRPVLTQLEKYDLGASQTLRAALTKAEAAVPGLNYDLVAGIMRRADIPVNMNESLLRLQGALTESECADLRLNRSEEAFQELNKKSTALKKILSRIPDEITDRKTFLETIKEIASAIKKLLDAVNEVSQYTPGPGKQVLEQRKREFVKYSKRFSNTLKEYFKEGQANAVFVSALYLIHQTNQILYTVKNKSE; this is encoded by the exons ATGACAATGGGCGATGAACTGCCTGTCACTTCTTTGGTTTTGCCCGTTCTTATTCGCCCTGTGTTAACTCAG TTGGAGAAATATGATTTGGGCGCGTCTCAGACATTACGAGCAGCCCTTACTAAGGCGGAGGCTGCAGTGCCAGGGCTTAATTATGATTTGGTGGCTGGGATAATGCGAAGAGCTGATATACCTGTCAATATGAATGAGAGTTTACTGCGTTTGCAGGGGGCTCTTACAGAATCAGAAT GTGCTGATCTAAGGCTGAACAGGTCTGAAGAGGCATTCCAAGAATTAAACAAGAAATCTACTGCATTGAAGAAAATTTTGAGCCGCATTCCTGATGAAATAACAGACAGAAAGACATTCCTGGAAACTATTAA AGAGATTGCATCGGCTATCAAGAAACTTCTGGATGCTGTCAATGAGGTGTCCCAATATACACCTGGTCCCGGAAAACAAGTGCTAGAACAAAGGAAAAGGGAATTTGTCAAATACTCTAAAAGGTTTTCAAACACATTGAAGGAGTACTTCAAGGAAGGACA GGCCAATGCTGTGTTCGTGAGTGCTCTTTATTTGATCCACCAAACAAACCAAATCTTATATACCGTAAAAAATAAGTCTGAATAA